One Desulfovibrio aminophilus genomic region harbors:
- a CDS encoding PEP/pyruvate-binding domain-containing protein, with product MATVQKKAAAKKDAQKDASTPAKPVAEKDELMRRMVLTGPEIVAIGEDAELLVGGKNYNTAIISQVGHIRAPQFRAISSIAFHKMLDETRVNASVVRSLVDKEYNATDWSNEEINKDPEYLRKFVRIVAGKIRAESVKQKGTPIKLRTFINNVVEGFATSPEGIDQLRKRSVLVQAAILSVELPKDVADAVRQAYQAICKEAAMENEPVAVRSSAAGEDSRKKAFAGLQDTYLNIVGEDQVVEAYHWDCSSAYNLRSMTYRREAILDAVIQAEATGNDELAEQAKKEWAIEGTSLSVCIMRMINPVISGTAFSADTATGCRGTDRNDLVSIDASYGLGEAVVGGMVTPDKFYVFQRDDGSEVVVRYMGCKERKIVYEDDRSGTKLVKVEENLVYRWSLSLAQAEEVARGVRAISKAYGGIIMDTEFCIDSSDRLWFVQARPETRWNEELENHPHTIFMRRREVDPKHVADAEIIVEGNGASRGAGQGTVRFLRSALELNKVNKGDILAADRTDPDMVPGMRIASAILADVGGDTSHAAITSRELGIPAVIGIQRLEALRALDGTEVTVDGSRGRVYRGMLPLVEVGGEIDVSTLPTTKTKVGLILADVGQALFLSRLRNVPDFEVGLLRAEFMLGNISVHPLALEAYDNGTLDRLVQEKLKELDSHLTKVMKDQLASGLISMHLSLRSYVGRLTGLSREMEALSEGAGARGTDEVLAQHRRMRELEKRLDECIENATDRLDTLKTSVDLATHMAVVLGHFDLLESVPANDPEALKLYQDHDREAQAYMARVKDDPKVLEVLDRIRALREEVALKMGLESEMDEARTLSYRIKKLLDSRGFRTGKENYIQTLSQGLALFAMAFYGKDIVYRTTDFKSNEYRNLLGGSLFEVHEDNPMLGYRGVSRNIHDWELEAFKLARGIFGGKNLCLMLPFVRTLEEARSMKRYLKQVHNIQSGKDGLKLILMSEIPSNAILCKEFLQEVDGFSLGSNDMTQMVLATDRDNARLQHIYDEEDPAVVWAILVTIFAGQKYGKKVGFCGQGVSNSVILRGLVAIAGIVSASVVPDTYHQTKIDMGAVESENISCSELGPWIKLQHFNRLKKLLEDNGYGHILKKYKSPEDLMEWYEGELDRFAEQLRDHMETAKEQFYRQEMDQFRATFHKPVIYASWDWNQTVANALHHAGFADFVEQAKALEAQRAKTF from the coding sequence ATGGCCACGGTACAGAAGAAGGCGGCCGCCAAAAAGGACGCCCAGAAGGACGCCTCGACGCCCGCCAAACCGGTTGCCGAAAAGGACGAACTCATGCGGCGGATGGTCCTGACGGGCCCCGAAATCGTGGCCATCGGCGAGGATGCCGAACTGCTCGTCGGCGGCAAGAACTACAATACCGCCATCATCAGCCAGGTAGGCCATATCCGGGCTCCCCAGTTCCGCGCCATCTCCTCCATCGCCTTCCATAAGATGCTCGACGAGACCCGGGTGAACGCCTCGGTGGTCCGCTCCCTGGTGGACAAGGAATACAACGCCACGGACTGGAGCAACGAGGAGATCAACAAGGATCCGGAATATCTGCGCAAGTTCGTGCGCATCGTGGCCGGCAAGATCCGCGCCGAGTCCGTGAAGCAGAAGGGCACGCCCATCAAGCTGCGCACCTTCATCAACAACGTGGTCGAGGGCTTCGCCACCTCACCCGAGGGCATCGACCAGCTGCGCAAGCGCTCCGTGCTCGTGCAGGCGGCCATCCTCTCCGTCGAGCTGCCCAAGGACGTGGCCGACGCCGTGCGCCAGGCCTACCAGGCCATCTGCAAGGAAGCGGCCATGGAGAACGAGCCCGTGGCCGTGCGCTCCTCGGCGGCGGGCGAGGACAGCCGCAAGAAGGCCTTCGCGGGCCTGCAGGACACCTACCTGAACATCGTGGGCGAGGACCAGGTGGTGGAAGCCTACCACTGGGACTGCTCCTCGGCCTACAACCTGCGCAGCATGACCTACCGCCGCGAGGCCATCCTGGACGCCGTGATCCAGGCCGAGGCCACCGGCAACGACGAGCTGGCCGAGCAGGCCAAGAAGGAATGGGCCATCGAGGGCACCTCGCTCTCGGTGTGCATCATGCGCATGATCAACCCGGTGATCTCCGGCACGGCCTTCTCCGCCGACACGGCCACCGGCTGCCGGGGCACCGACCGCAATGACCTGGTCTCCATCGACGCCAGCTACGGCCTGGGCGAGGCCGTCGTGGGCGGCATGGTCACCCCGGACAAGTTCTATGTCTTCCAGCGCGACGACGGCTCCGAGGTCGTGGTCCGCTACATGGGCTGCAAGGAGCGCAAGATCGTCTACGAGGACGACCGCTCCGGCACCAAGCTCGTCAAGGTGGAGGAGAACCTCGTCTACCGCTGGTCCCTGTCCCTGGCCCAGGCGGAAGAGGTGGCGCGCGGCGTGCGGGCCATCTCCAAGGCCTACGGCGGGATCATCATGGACACCGAGTTCTGCATCGACTCCTCGGACCGCCTCTGGTTCGTGCAGGCCCGGCCCGAGACCCGTTGGAACGAGGAGCTGGAGAACCATCCGCACACCATCTTCATGCGCCGCCGCGAGGTGGACCCCAAGCACGTCGCCGACGCCGAGATCATCGTCGAGGGCAACGGCGCGTCCCGCGGCGCGGGGCAGGGCACGGTGCGCTTCCTGCGCTCGGCCCTGGAGCTGAACAAGGTCAACAAGGGCGACATCCTGGCCGCCGACCGCACGGACCCGGACATGGTCCCGGGCATGCGCATCGCCTCGGCCATCCTGGCCGACGTCGGCGGCGACACGAGCCACGCGGCCATCACCTCCCGCGAGCTGGGCATCCCGGCGGTCATCGGCATCCAGCGCCTGGAGGCCCTGCGCGCCCTGGACGGCACGGAGGTCACGGTGGACGGCTCGCGCGGCCGGGTCTACCGGGGCATGCTCCCGCTCGTCGAGGTGGGCGGCGAGATCGACGTGAGCACGCTGCCCACCACCAAGACCAAGGTGGGCCTCATCCTGGCCGACGTGGGCCAGGCCCTGTTCCTTTCGCGCCTGCGCAACGTGCCGGACTTCGAGGTCGGTCTGCTGCGCGCCGAGTTCATGCTCGGCAACATCAGCGTCCACCCGCTGGCCCTGGAGGCCTACGACAACGGCACACTGGACCGGCTCGTGCAGGAGAAGCTCAAGGAGCTGGATTCGCACCTGACCAAGGTGATGAAGGACCAGCTGGCCTCGGGCCTGATCTCCATGCATCTCTCCCTGCGGAGCTACGTGGGACGGCTCACCGGCCTGTCCCGCGAGATGGAGGCCCTGTCCGAGGGCGCGGGAGCCCGGGGCACCGACGAGGTCCTGGCCCAGCACCGCCGCATGCGCGAGCTGGAGAAGCGGCTCGACGAGTGCATCGAGAACGCCACCGACCGCCTGGACACCCTGAAGACTTCCGTGGACCTTGCCACCCACATGGCCGTGGTCCTGGGCCACTTCGACCTGCTGGAATCCGTTCCGGCCAACGACCCCGAGGCCCTCAAGCTGTACCAGGACCATGATCGCGAGGCGCAGGCCTACATGGCCCGGGTCAAGGACGATCCCAAGGTCCTGGAGGTTTTGGACCGCATCCGCGCCCTGCGCGAGGAAGTGGCCCTGAAGATGGGCCTTGAGTCCGAGATGGACGAGGCCCGCACGCTCTCCTACCGGATCAAGAAGCTGCTCGACTCGCGCGGCTTCCGCACCGGCAAGGAGAACTACATCCAGACCCTGTCCCAGGGCTTGGCCCTGTTCGCCATGGCCTTCTACGGCAAGGACATCGTCTACCGGACCACGGACTTCAAGTCCAACGAGTACCGCAACCTCCTTGGCGGCTCCCTGTTCGAGGTGCACGAGGACAACCCCATGCTCGGCTACCGGGGCGTGTCCCGCAACATCCATGACTGGGAACTGGAAGCCTTCAAGCTGGCCCGGGGCATCTTCGGCGGCAAGAACCTCTGCCTCATGCTGCCCTTCGTGCGCACCCTGGAAGAGGCCCGCAGCATGAAGCGCTACCTGAAGCAGGTGCACAACATCCAGTCCGGCAAGGACGGGCTCAAGCTCATCCTCATGTCCGAGATTCCGTCCAACGCCATCCTCTGCAAGGAGTTCCTCCAGGAGGTGGACGGCTTCTCCCTGGGATCCAACGACATGACCCAGATGGTCCTGGCCACGGACCGCGACAACGCCCGGCTCCAGCACATCTACGACGAGGAGGATCCGGCGGTGGTCTGGGCCATCCTGGTCACGATCTTCGCGGGCCAGAAGTACGGCAAGAAGGTCGGCTTCTGCGGCCAGGGCGTGTCCAACAGCGTCATTCTGCGCGGCCTGGTGGCCATCGCGGGCATCGTCTCGGCCTCGGTGGTGCCGGACACCTACCATCAGACCAAGATCGACATGGGCGCGGTGGAGTCCGAGAACATCTCCTGCTCCGAGCTGGGCCCCTGGATCAAGCTCCAGCATTTCAACCGGCTGAAGAAGCTTCTGGAGGACAACGGCTACGGCCACATCCTCAAGAAGTACAAGAGCCCCGAGGACCTCATGGAGTGGTACGAGGGCGAGCTGGACCGTTTCGCCGAGCAGCTCCGCGACCACATGGAGACGGCCAAGGAGCAGTTCTACCGCCAGGAGATGGACCAGTTCCGGGCCACCTTCCACAAGCCGGTGATCTACGCCAGCTGGGACTGGAACCAGACCGTGGCCAACGCCCTGCACCATGCCGGGTTCGCGGACTTCGTGGAGCAGGCCAAGGCGCTGGAAGCCCAGCGCGCCAAGACCTTCTAG